In one Leptotrichia sp. OH3620_COT-345 genomic region, the following are encoded:
- a CDS encoding carbohydrate ABC transporter permease: MKNNKKASIFSIFSMTILVLLTIFFIFPFYWIATGAFKVQEVAISIPPEWFPLKPTLENFDKLLIPLTTKWFFNSVFVSFSTTVLVCITASLAGYALAKKQFPGAGIIFIVFVAAMALPKQVILIPLLKFITELGWIDTYKALIFPAVGWPFGVFLMKQFSHSVPNELLESARIDGCGELRTFMNIVLPIIKPGIGALAIFTFIASWNDYFSQLIFTNSETMKTLPLGVAAMAQSAEFSLNYGLLMAGALLASLPMIIVFLMFQNYFTQGVTMGAVKG; this comes from the coding sequence ATGAAAAATAATAAAAAAGCATCGATATTTTCAATTTTTTCAATGACAATATTAGTATTATTAACAATATTTTTTATATTTCCTTTTTATTGGATAGCTACAGGAGCATTTAAAGTACAGGAAGTGGCAATAAGTATACCGCCTGAATGGTTTCCTTTAAAACCTACATTGGAAAATTTTGATAAACTGCTTATACCATTGACTACAAAATGGTTTTTTAATTCAGTATTTGTGTCATTTTCTACAACTGTGCTTGTGTGTATAACAGCATCTTTAGCAGGGTATGCCCTTGCAAAGAAGCAGTTTCCGGGAGCGGGAATTATATTTATAGTATTTGTAGCTGCAATGGCATTACCAAAACAGGTAATACTCATACCGCTATTGAAGTTTATTACGGAACTTGGTTGGATAGATACTTATAAGGCACTTATATTTCCTGCAGTAGGTTGGCCATTCGGAGTATTTCTGATGAAACAGTTTTCTCATTCAGTACCTAACGAGCTGCTTGAGTCAGCAAGAATAGATGGTTGTGGTGAATTAAGAACGTTCATGAATATTGTTCTGCCTATTATAAAACCGGGAATAGGAGCATTGGCGATATTTACATTTATAGCCAGTTGGAATGATTATTTTTCACAATTGATATTTACAAACAGTGAAACAATGAAAACATTACCTCTCGGAGTTGCGGCAATGGCACAAAGTGCCGAATTTTCGCTGAATTACGGATTACTTATGGCAGGAGCGTTGCTTGCATCACTACCGATGATAATAGTGTTTTTAATGTTCCAGAATTACTTCACTCAGGGAGTAACAATGGGAGCTGTAAAAGGATAA